The following are encoded in a window of Natrinema sp. HArc-T2 genomic DNA:
- a CDS encoding cupin domain-containing protein, whose product MKSVDFDDAETYEPDEGWQRVAMAGSNAFTFEWFEKPPGHSSPMHDHENEQVCICLEGTLTVTTEDDKVALEKYDSVWLDAWESHRVENTGDVRAVGLDVFAPGRSFDFWTDREE is encoded by the coding sequence ATGAAATCAGTTGACTTTGACGACGCGGAAACATACGAACCCGATGAAGGTTGGCAGCGCGTTGCGATGGCCGGCAGCAACGCGTTCACGTTCGAGTGGTTCGAGAAACCACCGGGGCATAGCTCACCAATGCACGATCACGAAAACGAACAGGTTTGTATCTGTCTCGAAGGGACACTCACCGTAACAACTGAAGATGACAAAGTGGCCCTCGAGAAATATGACTCAGTCTGGCTAGATGCGTGGGAGAGCCACCGTGTCGAAAACACGGGCGACGTTCGAGCCGTCGGCCTCGACGTGTTCGCACCTGGGCGGTCGTTCGACTTCTGGACCGATCGAGAAGAGTGA